From one Musa acuminata AAA Group cultivar baxijiao chromosome BXJ2-6, Cavendish_Baxijiao_AAA, whole genome shotgun sequence genomic stretch:
- the LOC135614239 gene encoding patatin-like protein 2, translating to MAETQTSGRHHHRHNAHHLHRPPPCKGKLITVLSIDGGGVRGIIPGTIINFLETKLQELDGPDARVADYFDVVTGTSTGGLLTAMITAPDEKQRPLFSAKDIIDFYLQNCPKIFPQGSGFLSSVRKLAGAIMGPKYDGKYLHSKVKDLLKDIKLSQTLTNVIIPAFDIKLLQPIIFSSFEARLEPLKDAHVADICISTSAAPTFLPAHYFETQDSNGNTRSYNLIDGGVAANNPTLVAMSQIKKEMFLMNQDFHSYKPIDYHNFIIISIGTGAAKVEKKFSAHLASKWGILQWLYHGGSTPLIDSFSHASADIVDVHMSSVFQSLHCEQNYLRIQDETLMGQASSVDVSTKENLLELVKIGESLLKKPVSRVNLETGDFEEVKGEGTNAEALTRLAKILSEERHRRKGVMALN from the exons ATGGCCGAGACCCAAACAAGCGGCCGCCATCATCACAGGCACAACGCGCATCACCTGCACAGGCCGCCGCCCTGCAAGGGGAAGCTGATCACGGTGCTGAGCATAGATGGAGGAGGTGTGAGAGGCATCATCCCGGGAACCATCATCAACTTTCTCGAGACGAAGCTCCAG GAACTCGACGGACCGGATGCCAGGGTGGCAGATTACTTCGACGTGGTTACAGGGACGAGCACAGGAGGACTGCTCACGGCCATGATCACCGCTCCTGATGAGAAGCAGCGCCCGCTCTTCTCAGCCAAGGACATCATTGACTTCTACCTCCAGAATTGCCCGAAGATCTTTCCTCAAGG ATCTGGATTTCTCAGCTCGGTAAGGAAGTTGGCAGGTGCAATTATGGGGCCTAAATACGACGGCAAGTACCTGCACTCCAAAGTCAAGGACCTGCTCAAAGACATCAAGCTCAGTCAGACCTTAACGAACGTCATAATCCCAGCCTTTGACATCAAGCTTCTCCAGCCCATCATCTTTTCATCCTTTGAG GCGAGATTGGAGCCTCTGAAGGACGCGCATGTAGCTGACATTTGCATCAGTACATCGGCGGCGCCGACCTTCCTTCCGGCGCACTACTTCGAGACCCAAGATTCCAATGGAAACACTCGTAGCTACAATCTCATCGATGGAGGTGTTGCAGCGAACAATCCA ACCTTGGTGGCGATGAGCCAGATCAAGAAGGAGATGTTCCTGATGAACCAGGATTTCCACTCCTACAAGCCGATCGACTACCACAACTTCATAATCATCTCCATCGGCACCGGCGCCGCCAAGGTGGAGAAGAAGTTTAGTGCACATCTCGCGTCCAAGTGGGGCATTCTTCAGTGGCTGTACCATGGTGGTTCCACCCCTCTGATCGATAGCTTCAGCCATGCTAGCGCCGACATAGTCGACGTCCACATGTCCTCTGTTTTCCAGTCACTGCACTGTGAGCAGAATTATCTGCGCATACAG GATGAGACCTTGATGGGCCAAGCATCATCTGTTGATGTCTCGACAAAGGAGAACCTGCTTGAGCTGGTGAAGATCGGTGAAAGTCTTCTGAAGAAACCAGTCTCCAGGGTCAACCTTGAGACAGGAGACTTCGAGGAGGTCAAGGGAGAAGGAACCAACGCCGAAGCACTCACTCGCTTGGCTAAGATACTCTCCGAGGAAAGGCACCGTCGGAAAGGCGTAATGGCCTTAAACTGA